The following proteins are encoded in a genomic region of Nocardioides sp. cx-173:
- the treZ gene encoding malto-oligosyltrehalose trehalohydrolase: MARGRFDVWAPRPSRVRLSVADRVVDMARGDDGWWTPAGPVPDGEVDYGYLLDDDESVRPDPRSLRQPAGVHERSRTYDPSSYAWGDGAWTGRQLAGAVIYELHIGTFTPEGTFDAALTRLDHLRSIGVDFVEVMPVNAVNGTHNWGYDGVLWSAVTEEYGGPEAYQRFVDGCHAAGLGVIQDVVYNHLGPSGNYLPLYGPYLKSGANTWGDLVNLDEEGCEEVRRLILDNVRLWLCDYHVDGLRLDAVHALSDSSPTHLLEEMAIEVAAYSAHQRRPLTLIAESDLNDPKLITPREAGGYGLDAQWSDDFHHAVHVALTRETDGYYADFEPVGALAKVFERGFFHDGTYSSFRGREHGVPIDTAAMPTWRLVVCSQNHDQIGNRAVGDRITEHLDDDQLACAALLTLAGPFTPMLFQGEEWAAPEPFQFFTSHPEPELGKATAEGRIAEFERMGWDPAVVPDPQDPETFRRSKLDWSQLEHGRHARILDVYRRLASLRRALPELTDPSFMRTACRADEDARTFVMERGAVTVAVNLSEEPRVLDVRDGEVLFMTESGADLADGRLTLPGHAGALVRSPA, encoded by the coding sequence ATGGCTCGAGGACGCTTCGACGTGTGGGCGCCGCGCCCCTCGCGGGTGCGGCTGTCCGTGGCCGACCGGGTGGTCGACATGGCCCGGGGCGACGACGGCTGGTGGACGCCGGCCGGGCCGGTGCCCGACGGCGAGGTGGACTACGGCTACCTGCTCGACGACGACGAGTCGGTCCGGCCCGACCCGCGCTCGCTGCGCCAGCCGGCCGGGGTCCACGAGCGGTCGCGGACCTACGACCCGTCGTCGTACGCCTGGGGCGACGGCGCCTGGACCGGACGCCAGCTCGCCGGCGCGGTGATCTACGAGCTGCACATCGGCACCTTCACTCCCGAAGGCACCTTCGACGCGGCCCTGACCCGGCTCGACCACCTGCGCAGCATCGGCGTCGACTTCGTCGAGGTGATGCCGGTCAACGCGGTCAACGGCACCCACAACTGGGGCTACGACGGGGTGCTGTGGTCGGCGGTCACCGAGGAGTACGGCGGCCCGGAGGCCTACCAGCGCTTCGTGGACGGCTGCCACGCCGCCGGGCTCGGCGTCATCCAGGACGTCGTCTACAACCACCTCGGGCCGTCGGGCAACTACCTGCCCCTCTACGGGCCGTACCTCAAGTCCGGTGCCAACACCTGGGGCGACCTCGTCAACCTCGACGAGGAGGGCTGCGAAGAGGTCCGGCGGCTGATCCTGGACAACGTGCGGCTGTGGCTGTGCGACTACCACGTCGACGGGCTGCGCCTGGACGCCGTGCACGCGCTGTCCGACAGCTCGCCGACGCACCTGCTGGAGGAGATGGCGATCGAGGTGGCGGCGTACTCCGCCCACCAGCGGCGCCCGCTGACCCTCATCGCCGAGTCGGACCTCAACGACCCGAAGCTGATCACCCCCCGCGAGGCGGGCGGCTACGGGCTCGACGCGCAGTGGAGCGACGACTTCCACCACGCCGTCCACGTGGCGCTGACCCGCGAGACCGACGGCTACTACGCCGACTTCGAGCCGGTCGGTGCCCTGGCGAAGGTCTTCGAGCGCGGCTTCTTCCACGACGGCACCTACTCGTCCTTCCGCGGGCGCGAGCACGGCGTGCCGATCGACACCGCGGCCATGCCCACGTGGCGGCTCGTCGTCTGCAGCCAGAACCACGACCAGATCGGCAACCGCGCCGTTGGCGACCGCATCACCGAGCACCTCGACGACGACCAGCTCGCCTGTGCCGCCCTCCTCACGCTGGCCGGGCCGTTCACGCCGATGCTGTTCCAGGGCGAGGAGTGGGCGGCGCCCGAGCCGTTCCAGTTCTTCACCTCCCACCCCGAGCCCGAGCTGGGCAAGGCCACGGCGGAGGGGCGGATCGCGGAGTTCGAGCGGATGGGCTGGGACCCGGCCGTCGTACCCGACCCCCAGGACCCGGAGACCTTCCGCCGCTCCAAGCTCGACTGGTCGCAGCTCGAGCACGGCCGGCACGCACGGATCCTCGACGTCTACCGCCGCCTGGCCTCGCTCCGTCGGGCCCTTCCTGAGCTGACCGACCCGTCGTTCATGCGGACGGCCTGCCGCGCCGACGAGGACGCCCGCACGTTCGTCATGGAGCGCGGAGCCGTCACCGTCGCCGTCAACCTCTCCGAGGAGCCGCGCGTCCTGGACGTGCGCGACGGCGAGGTCCTCTTCATGACCGAGTCCGGCGCCGACCTCGCCGACGGGCGGCTGACCCTGCCGGGTCACGCGGGGGCGTTGGTACGTTCGCCCGCATGA
- a CDS encoding DUF222 domain-containing protein yields MSSPAAPTASHPVAAGVARLREQVADLNQTPVWAMTPTETAQALADATRLRAQADELTLRLAAHADATQVGLDTGATTTAVHWANTTRQTQRDTAAAMKLAKALEHHHTVAEALAGGVILTDQAQVIVEAVDALPEDLQPEVRSEARAHLLAQAAHHDAKALRILGRRILDVLAPEIGEAQEAKALEAEERRAEQKARLTMHDDGHGTTYGRFQIPTHVADRFRKQLGALANPQAGGEGSTPHGLGLAFIAYLERYPTDRLPTSGGLDATVVVTMTLETLMGGLKAAQLDTGTRISPALARTLACQAGVIPVVLGGRSQVLDLGRKARFHTKAQRIALAVQHGGCYTEGCERPSAWCEAHLTPWSEGGHTTVQDAALLCRRHHTLAHHPHYDMTRLPGGKVAFTKRE; encoded by the coding sequence ATGAGCAGCCCCGCCGCCCCCACCGCGAGCCACCCCGTGGCCGCCGGAGTGGCACGGCTGCGTGAGCAGGTCGCCGACCTCAACCAGACCCCGGTGTGGGCGATGACCCCCACCGAGACCGCCCAGGCGCTGGCCGACGCGACCCGGCTGCGCGCCCAGGCCGATGAGCTGACGCTGCGCCTGGCCGCACATGCCGACGCCACCCAGGTCGGCCTCGACACCGGCGCCACCACGACCGCGGTCCACTGGGCCAACACCACCCGCCAGACCCAACGCGACACCGCCGCAGCGATGAAGCTCGCCAAAGCCCTCGAGCACCATCACACCGTCGCCGAGGCGCTCGCGGGAGGCGTGATCCTCACCGACCAGGCCCAGGTCATCGTCGAAGCAGTCGACGCCCTACCCGAGGACCTGCAGCCCGAGGTTCGCTCCGAGGCCCGCGCTCACCTGCTGGCTCAGGCCGCGCACCACGACGCCAAAGCCTTGCGGATCCTGGGCAGACGGATCCTCGACGTCCTCGCCCCCGAGATCGGCGAGGCCCAGGAAGCCAAGGCCCTCGAAGCCGAAGAACGGCGTGCCGAGCAGAAGGCCCGGCTCACGATGCACGACGACGGCCACGGCACCACCTACGGCCGGTTCCAGATCCCCACCCATGTCGCGGACCGGTTCCGCAAGCAGCTCGGCGCGCTCGCGAACCCCCAGGCCGGCGGCGAAGGCAGTACCCCGCACGGGTTGGGGTTGGCGTTCATCGCCTACCTCGAGCGCTACCCCACCGACCGGCTCCCCACCTCCGGCGGCCTCGACGCCACCGTCGTGGTGACCATGACCCTCGAGACCTTGATGGGTGGGTTGAAGGCAGCCCAGCTCGACACCGGCACCCGGATCAGCCCCGCCCTGGCCCGCACGCTGGCCTGCCAGGCCGGGGTCATCCCGGTGGTCCTGGGTGGCAGGTCCCAGGTCCTCGACCTGGGACGCAAGGCCCGCTTCCACACCAAGGCCCAGCGGATCGCGCTCGCGGTCCAGCACGGCGGCTGCTACACCGAGGGCTGCGAACGCCCCTCCGCCTGGTGCGAGGCCCACCTGACCCCCTGGTCCGAAGGCGGCCACACCACCGTCCAGGACGCCGCCCTGCTCTGCCGACGCCACCACACCCTGGCCCACCACCCCCACTACGACATGACCCGCCTCCCCGGCGGGAAAGTCGCCTTCACCAAGCGCGAGTGA
- a CDS encoding DinB family protein, with product MTSSAPLKDQLEEFLDQHRQGMYDSLDGLTEEEARRSLVPSLTTLLGLVKHATFVERVWFDEAVSGRSRAEIGIPTTVEESFALEPQDTVESVRAAYTQACADSRAAAAPLDVDGVVTGNRRGPLPLRWVYLHMLREIAQHCGHADILREQVLASRSADSGS from the coding sequence ATGACCTCGTCGGCGCCACTGAAGGACCAGCTCGAGGAGTTCCTCGACCAGCACCGCCAGGGCATGTACGACAGCCTCGACGGGCTCACCGAGGAGGAGGCGCGCCGGTCGCTGGTGCCGTCGCTGACGACCCTGCTCGGGCTGGTCAAGCACGCCACCTTCGTAGAGCGGGTGTGGTTCGACGAGGCCGTGAGTGGACGCTCTCGGGCCGAGATAGGCATTCCCACGACCGTCGAGGAGTCCTTCGCGCTTGAGCCGCAGGACACCGTCGAGTCGGTCCGCGCGGCGTACACCCAGGCCTGCGCAGACTCGCGGGCGGCCGCGGCGCCCCTGGACGTCGACGGCGTCGTCACCGGCAACCGCCGCGGCCCGCTGCCGCTGCGCTGGGTCTACCTCCACATGCTGCGCGAGATCGCCCAGCACTGCGGCCACGCCGACATCCTGCGCGAGCAGGTGCTGGCCTCGCGTTCGGCTGACTCCGGCTCCTGA
- a CDS encoding universal stress protein has protein sequence MDTNSLPAGAVVVGVDGSDHSDRAVAWAAHEAHLTGRPLVLAHGTGILLDVDPYAGTVIHELQVAGRELVEATRTRLVTLHPDLSVHTALRTANPRQALLDLAEHAALLVVGSRGHGPVRSVLLGSVSVGLAREAACPVVVVRPHHPGLVRRGVLVGDDGTADSAPVLEQAFRFASSHRLPLTVLHSVWDSIAGSTRPHALPKSDPAGEDARLRLAESLAGFAERYSDVHVEQVISRGQPAASLLAEAEHLDLVVVGRHDRSRIGNLLLGSVAANVVEHAACPVAVVPVAPILAGTNVPRYR, from the coding sequence ATGGACACCAACTCGCTCCCCGCAGGCGCCGTCGTCGTAGGAGTCGACGGCTCCGACCACTCCGACCGCGCGGTGGCCTGGGCTGCCCACGAGGCGCACCTGACCGGGCGACCGCTGGTGCTCGCCCACGGGACCGGCATCCTCCTCGATGTCGACCCCTACGCCGGCACGGTGATCCACGAGCTCCAGGTCGCCGGTCGGGAGCTCGTCGAGGCCACGCGGACCCGGCTGGTGACCCTGCACCCCGACCTGTCGGTGCACACCGCGCTGCGCACGGCGAACCCGCGCCAGGCGCTGCTGGACCTCGCCGAGCACGCCGCCCTCCTCGTCGTGGGCTCGCGCGGCCACGGCCCGGTGCGCAGCGTGCTGCTCGGATCGGTCAGCGTCGGCCTCGCCCGCGAGGCCGCCTGTCCCGTCGTGGTCGTCCGCCCCCACCACCCGGGCCTGGTCCGCCGGGGCGTGCTGGTCGGCGACGACGGGACCGCCGACTCCGCGCCGGTCCTGGAGCAGGCCTTCCGCTTCGCCTCGAGCCACCGCCTGCCGCTGACCGTCCTGCACAGCGTCTGGGACTCCATCGCCGGCAGCACCCGCCCGCACGCACTCCCGAAGTCGGACCCGGCCGGCGAGGACGCGCGGCTGCGGCTCGCGGAGTCGCTCGCCGGGTTCGCCGAGCGCTACTCCGACGTCCACGTCGAGCAGGTCATCTCCCGCGGCCAGCCTGCGGCGTCCCTGCTCGCCGAGGCCGAGCACCTGGACCTCGTCGTCGTGGGGCGGCACGACCGATCCCGGATCGGCAACCTGCTGCTGGGCTCGGTCGCCGCCAACGTCGTGGAGCACGCGGCGTGCCCCGTGGCCGTCGTTCCCGTGGCTCCGATCCTCGCTGGGACCAACGTCCCGCGGTACCGATGA
- the treY gene encoding malto-oligosyltrehalose synthase, which yields MSRTPQSTYRLQITADFDLFEAARRLPYLHALGADWVYLSPILVAEPGSTHGYDVVSHATVDPARGGPEGLAALSAEARRLGLGVLVDIVPNHMGVATPAVNAWWWDLLKHGRSSAYADYFDVDWDFGGGRLRIPVVGDGDEGSIRVEDGEVRYHEHRFPLAPGTSTHDEQHYELVSWRAADSELNYRRFFAVNTLAAIRVEDREVFDASHVEIRRWFDEGLVDGLRVDHPDGLRDPGGYLEDLATLTGGAYVLVEKILALRDASSLGSSGTARGEDLPRFWATAGTTGYDALGLVDRLLTDPAGQAPLDALETRLRGAEVDWHAMIRGTKRMIADGILHSEVRRIVRELPAEIREAQDVTDLEDAVAELLACFPVYRSYLPEERSALDDAFEAARRSRPDLTGVLEVLEPVLGDAEADAALRFQQTSGMVMAKGVEDTAFYRYSRLTSLNEVGGEPSEFSLSLEEWHARAAERQESWPTAMTALSTHDTKRGEDVRARITVLSEIPSEWDAALTRLLELAPAPDPGFASLLWQAVLGSWPASRERLHGYAEKAMREAGDRTTWTAPDADYEAAVHGLVDAAFDDAEVRRVLDGLLERVVGPGWVNSLSAKLLAIAMPGVPDVYQGSELWEQSLVDPDNRRFVDLDAREELLAGLDEWAPAASVALDDLGVDKLLVTTRALRLRRERPELFTSYTPVAASGEATDHVVAFDRGGAVAVATRLPVGLAARGGWGDTTLALSQGRWRDVISDRIVSGDVADVLDTLPVALLVKED from the coding sequence GTGAGCCGTACCCCGCAGAGCACCTACCGGCTGCAGATCACCGCCGACTTCGACCTGTTCGAGGCCGCGCGGCGCCTGCCGTACCTGCACGCGCTCGGCGCCGACTGGGTCTACCTGTCGCCGATCCTGGTCGCCGAGCCGGGCAGCACGCACGGCTACGACGTCGTGTCCCACGCGACGGTCGACCCCGCGCGCGGCGGTCCTGAAGGGCTCGCCGCGCTGTCCGCGGAGGCGCGCCGGCTGGGGCTCGGCGTCCTCGTCGACATCGTGCCCAACCACATGGGCGTCGCCACCCCGGCCGTGAACGCCTGGTGGTGGGACCTGCTGAAGCACGGGCGCTCGTCGGCCTACGCCGACTACTTCGACGTCGACTGGGACTTCGGCGGCGGGCGGCTGCGGATCCCCGTCGTCGGCGACGGCGACGAGGGCTCGATCCGGGTCGAGGACGGGGAGGTGCGCTACCACGAGCACCGCTTCCCGCTGGCTCCCGGCACCAGCACCCACGACGAGCAGCACTACGAGCTCGTGTCGTGGCGCGCGGCCGACTCCGAGCTCAACTACCGCCGCTTCTTCGCGGTCAACACGCTGGCCGCGATCCGCGTCGAGGACCGGGAGGTCTTCGACGCCAGCCACGTCGAGATCCGGCGGTGGTTCGACGAAGGGCTCGTCGACGGCCTGCGCGTCGACCACCCCGACGGGCTGCGCGACCCCGGCGGCTACCTCGAGGACCTCGCGACGCTCACCGGCGGGGCCTACGTGCTGGTCGAGAAGATCCTCGCCCTTCGAGACGCCTCGTCCCTCGGCTCCTCAGGAACCGCCCGGGGCGAGGACCTGCCGCGCTTCTGGGCCACGGCCGGCACCACCGGCTACGACGCCCTGGGACTGGTCGACCGGCTGCTCACCGACCCCGCCGGCCAGGCGCCGCTCGACGCACTGGAGACGCGCCTACGCGGTGCCGAGGTCGACTGGCACGCGATGATCCGCGGCACCAAGCGGATGATCGCCGACGGCATCCTGCACTCCGAGGTACGCCGGATCGTGCGCGAGCTGCCCGCCGAGATCCGGGAGGCGCAGGACGTCACCGACCTCGAGGACGCGGTCGCCGAGCTGCTCGCCTGCTTCCCGGTCTACCGGTCCTACCTGCCCGAGGAGCGATCGGCCCTCGACGACGCGTTCGAGGCCGCGCGCCGCTCGCGGCCGGACCTGACCGGCGTACTCGAGGTGCTGGAGCCGGTGTTGGGCGACGCAGAGGCCGACGCGGCGCTGCGCTTCCAGCAGACCAGCGGCATGGTGATGGCCAAGGGGGTCGAGGACACGGCGTTCTACCGCTACTCGCGGCTGACGTCGCTCAACGAGGTCGGCGGCGAGCCCAGCGAGTTCTCGCTGAGCCTGGAGGAGTGGCACGCCCGGGCGGCCGAGCGGCAGGAGTCCTGGCCGACCGCGATGACCGCGCTGTCCACGCACGACACCAAGCGCGGCGAGGACGTCCGGGCCCGGATCACGGTGCTCTCGGAGATCCCCTCGGAGTGGGACGCGGCGCTGACGCGACTGCTCGAGCTCGCACCGGCGCCCGACCCCGGGTTCGCCTCGCTGCTGTGGCAGGCCGTGCTCGGCTCGTGGCCGGCGTCGCGCGAGCGGCTGCACGGCTACGCCGAGAAGGCGATGCGTGAGGCGGGCGACCGCACCACCTGGACCGCCCCGGACGCCGACTACGAGGCGGCCGTGCACGGGCTGGTCGACGCGGCGTTCGACGACGCGGAGGTGCGTCGGGTCCTGGACGGGCTGCTGGAGCGCGTCGTCGGGCCGGGCTGGGTCAACTCGCTCTCGGCCAAGCTGCTGGCGATCGCCATGCCGGGCGTGCCCGACGTCTACCAGGGCAGCGAGCTGTGGGAGCAGAGCCTGGTCGACCCCGACAACCGCAGGTTCGTCGACCTCGACGCCCGCGAGGAGCTGCTGGCCGGTCTTGACGAGTGGGCGCCCGCTGCGTCCGTCGCGCTCGACGACCTGGGGGTCGACAAGCTGCTCGTGACGACGAGGGCGCTGAGGTTGCGCCGCGAGCGCCCCGAGCTGTTCACGTCGTACACGCCCGTGGCGGCCTCGGGCGAGGCCACCGACCACGTGGTCGCGTTCGACCGCGGGGGAGCGGTGGCCGTCGCCACGCGGCTGCCCGTCGGTCTGGCCGCACGCGGCGGCTGGGGCGACACGACGCTGGCGTTGTCGCAGGGCCGGTGGCGCGACGTCATCTCGGACCGGATCGTCTCGGGCGACGTCGCCGACGTGCTCGACACGCTGCCGGTCGCACTGCTGGTCAAGGAGGACTGA
- a CDS encoding CoA transferase — MDVENLAADAVEDVARAVAELSAARGRPVDVSTSPELIAGSFAAVDHLRVAGRTPAGWAPFSGFVQADDGWVRLHGNYPHHSDAVTSALGVLDRAQLEEVVRTMPADDVAAAITAAGGLAVVVLSEQQWRAHEHGRATAADAWTEVDVGAPRPLVATGSEPLTGIRVLDLTRVIAGPSCTQALACLGADVLRIDPPARPELLEQFLSNGMGKRSIEVDLTTDLDVVRSELLPQADVVVLGYRPGALARFGLDPATLQHDRPDLVIGSLSAWGEHGPWGTRAGFDSIVQAATGIADLYADGAGRPGALPVQALDHATGYRLAAALLDLLRAGHGGVVRASLLGAARTLLEQPRSTAPAGAAPLPAPPTHMVPSPYGPLTVTPLPFTVNHEHVVKAVAGYGEAAPRFDSALDPHDL; from the coding sequence TTGGACGTCGAGAACCTCGCCGCGGACGCGGTGGAAGACGTCGCGCGTGCTGTCGCCGAGCTCTCAGCCGCACGAGGTCGTCCGGTCGACGTGAGCACGAGCCCTGAGCTCATCGCCGGTTCGTTCGCCGCGGTCGACCACCTGCGCGTCGCGGGGCGGACTCCCGCAGGATGGGCACCCTTCTCCGGTTTTGTGCAGGCCGACGACGGATGGGTGAGGCTGCACGGGAACTACCCCCACCACAGCGACGCGGTCACCAGTGCGCTCGGAGTCCTTGACCGCGCCCAGCTCGAGGAGGTCGTTCGTACTATGCCGGCGGACGACGTTGCCGCAGCGATCACGGCAGCCGGCGGTCTTGCCGTCGTGGTGCTCAGCGAACAGCAATGGCGCGCGCACGAGCATGGCCGGGCCACCGCTGCTGATGCCTGGACCGAGGTCGACGTGGGCGCGCCGCGCCCGCTCGTGGCAACGGGCAGCGAGCCACTCACCGGGATCCGGGTCCTCGACCTGACCAGGGTCATCGCCGGCCCGAGCTGCACCCAAGCGCTCGCCTGCCTGGGCGCCGACGTACTGCGCATCGACCCCCCTGCACGCCCCGAGCTGCTGGAGCAGTTTCTCTCCAACGGGATGGGCAAGCGCTCGATCGAGGTCGACCTCACCACGGACCTGGACGTCGTCCGATCCGAGCTCCTCCCGCAAGCCGACGTCGTGGTGCTTGGGTATCGACCGGGGGCGCTGGCCCGATTCGGCCTGGATCCAGCGACGTTGCAGCACGACCGCCCAGATCTCGTCATCGGTTCGCTCTCCGCGTGGGGGGAGCATGGCCCATGGGGCACGCGTGCCGGTTTTGACTCGATCGTGCAGGCCGCCACGGGCATCGCCGACCTCTACGCGGACGGCGCCGGTCGCCCCGGCGCCCTACCGGTGCAAGCCTTGGACCACGCGACCGGCTACCGACTGGCCGCCGCCCTTCTCGACCTCCTGAGGGCTGGGCACGGCGGGGTGGTTCGTGCGAGCTTGCTCGGCGCGGCACGCACGCTCCTGGAGCAACCACGCAGCACTGCCCCTGCGGGGGCCGCGCCCTTGCCGGCACCCCCGACCCACATGGTGCCTTCGCCGTATGGGCCGCTGACGGTGACACCATTGCCCTTCACGGTGAACCACGAGCACGTGGTGAAGGCCGTTGCTGGCTATGGCGAGGCCGCGCCGCGCTTCGATAGTGCCCTCGATCCACACGATCTGTGA